The nucleotide window ATAAAACGATCAGTTTTCCTTTGCATGAAAACAACTGCCTCGTATTTCACGCTGTTTTGCAAAATTGCACCTATTATGAAGGCGttggattaaaaaagaaaaagggttgCTCAGACACATGGCGTTATGATTATACAAATTACTGGAAGACTACAATTGTTTGTTTATAGCACTGGTcaaatgtgtgtgagtatatTCTGCAGTAATGTAACCACACGGTCCATGAGATCTCAGCGCCTGCATTAGAGAATGAGTCTTTCATACGAGCCCCTTTATCCGACTTTGTGCTTGTGAGTTTGaatgtgcaggtgtgtgtgtgtgtgtgtgtgtgtgtgtgtgtgtgtgtgtgtgtgtgtgtgtgttgtggagtgattgtgcatgtgtgagcgtgTGGGCCCCCCGTCGACTCAGTGCATCCAGCCTCGGAAAGGTAAAGACAGGAGGCCGCACAGGCAGACCCAACGCGCACGCCACGAAGAAGCGGTGCTTCTGGTGTTCGTAAGTTCGTGGGTGTTAATACTGCCGGAGATGCAGCGCTAGTCTAGGCACAGAGttaacccccccgcccccccgttCCTGCTGCTCTGCCGCCCCACTACCACTGATGTGGGAGAGTGAGAGGGTGGGtatgggtgggggtggggtctTAAATGGGACTTCAGAGATCAGCTGGCGGCTGGTTCCTTCCTCTGATGCTGCAGCATGTCCGTCACACTCACTATGTCCTCCTCAGGGACCTGGGacaaaaagagtgaaagaagagTGAAAGCGGTAACAGCTTTGTTAGCAgaataaactttaaactttaaacactGACTACGCTCACGTGGACGACATTATTCTGACTATTGAGCCTAATCAGAGTAAGACATTATTTCGATTATCGTGTTCGCATCATCTGACGTTATTCCACCAGTTTTGAAACCTCAACCTGAAATTGTTTAATGTGGCATTTTGGGTGTTTGCACtctaattttgcaaaagctacaacttatttttatttttcttgtttacaCCCAGAACAAACTGTCACATGTCGATGTCACAATATGCTGAAAACTCCAGTAGGAAAAGGTCAGAAGACTCCAcgtgtgtttatttgattattgctcATTCACAGATCGGCCTTATTTGGGTTATGGTAAACGAAAAATGCGGTTCACATATATGACACAACAAAACCATTATTTACGGATGTTTCCAAATCTTCCGCCTTTAGTTTTTCTCATGAAATTCAATGGGGCCAGGAACTCCCCTCAGAATATAAGGAGGATACAATGATTCAGACTGATTCAACGTTAACTACTTCTGTCTTGTGACTACTCCATCCACAGCGTTCTGAATGACTTCCATCCGCTTCGTTCTTCCTCTTTACAGACATTTggatgattttttaaaacaaattcagacattagcctaaaaaagaataaaagacaatCCCAACGTATAAACTTCAATCATCTCAAGGCTCTTCACAAAGTAAGGGTTGACACTTATTATAGAGTAAAACCCGTTCAGTGGAGATTCCGGGTTGACGctcatctgcctcgaccggttggatTGAAGGGGAAAGAAatagaaggaagaggaagagaccaCCCATAATATCTATGTCCAATAGATCTGTGCTATTgccactgattcactgattaCTTTCAGTACCAGGCAGCTGTGATGCAAAGCGTTTCTCAGAAGTGAATAAGCGGAAGTTTGTGATGTCACTTTGTTTAAATTTCCTCGAATGGGGCTTCATACCCCTAAATGACccttcatagatgttgaatgcactcaatgtaagtcgctttggataaaagcgtctgccaaatgacatgtaatgtaatattgttAGGACTAATAATGTTGGTTGTTAAAAACAGATCCAGGACTAATTGTAGAATTACAGGAACAAATGTAGAACTACATGACACTAAACAAGTGGAATGACTTTCTGCGGCTATGACACTTTGTGGTTGCATCAAGTGAGTTGCACACTTGTTTCCAAAGCACGCGCAACATTTAACACATGTTATAATTCAGCGATGACGGTCACTCGCTGGCAAAGGTTCCTTTATAGTCAATCTAATGaaaatttgttttgtgtaaacGCTGCAGGAACAAAACAAAGGCCAGTATTAACATATACGTATTACTGATGATTTACACATCACGCCTCCACATCGCTGATGTAAGTGGAAATTCTCTGATTGAATCTGTTATTCTCTGCAATAAGTTTCTGTGTAAAAGGAATACGACGGAAAGAAATACGACCGAGATGAACTCTTCTTGGTAATTTTCAAGTGTGGTGAGGAGACCATGAAACAACTCTAGTATAGAGTTAACCTCAAGATTAAACTCACCACATTGTTCACATTCTTGAACCACAGGTTCGAGATTAAAGGCAGAAAATGAGAAGTATTTATTAGGCTGCATCATAAAATTCTCACTCATCATCATGTataaaaatcaatttgtgaacaatatattataaatgGAATCTCCTCcataaatataatatactgcATGAgtctttaaatacaaatactactttaaacaataaattaacCTTCAAAATTCAAATAATCATGTTTGAGGCAAAGAATGAGATCAGATGatcaacatgttgtttttttttaaactttcgATCTTCTGTTATCTTTCTATCTGGTGCCGTGTCTGCAGGAGCTGggccacacacactgaaggcGATAACAAGGATGCTTCTCAGAACGCTCGCTTGTTATCTGTCTCCATCTCCCACAGGAAGAGACCGCGCCGAACCGTATGTCTTTAAGTATCTGAGCCGAGTGTGATACATGTTTGAGTCAGTTTAAATTTTTTTGACCTTTGTGAACTAGGCAGTAATGACTGTGAAGATGTCGGACTCACCAGCGCGTGGTCGAAGCTGAAGGTGCTGATGTAATAGGCGGAAATGTCGCTGTCTGCGAGAGGCTGAGATATCTGGGCGACGATACCGCACTCATCtagaaaacacaggagaaatATCACGTAGGAATTTGACCACATGATAACATCAGGGTTCCCGTCTTCCAGGAGCCCTCCCTGACATATCAGGACAGACATCGGTCACATCCTCATCACAGTTCTAGAGTCTAGACTGGAAACGAGAAGGCTGAGTTTAAACTTCTGTTACTGTGCAAACTGACATTATAGATTGTTTCATCGAGCACGTCAAAAcgatttagttttagtttgtttaataataaatatgcaCAGTTTATGCATGCACCACATTAAGTTTACATGGGCAATATATGTAAGCAGctaaaatacagtttaaaattGTTTCAATTTCTGGAAAAGCACGATCTAGATTTTTCCATGTTTTCCAGGATGCGTGGGAATGACCATATATGACTATTAAGTTTCTAGAAAACCTGTCGTCTGGAGCAAGAATGTGAATTAATCTCAGtatgtgaaaaacacaagaagtTACACTTTTGTTGGTCCCATTCAAATAGTTTCAAACCACTTACATGTACATACGTTTTCAATCACAAATCTacacattaaaggggacatgtcatgcaaattccactttgttagtgcttctatacgttaatgtgggtatctgacatgtctaccaacccaaaaaacactcacgcgttttgttatggttcctctaagtcagaaacgtcatgcttgagtgactcgaatgagcttcctgtgtattgtgtcatAACAatgcactggaagtctccctacatggccttggctcaccccccacctcatccccccctgCCCCCCCACACTGCGTTAcgcgggtttacaccggacgcggaagcgccacgggacgagcatttctccgcgctggtcagcccgcgattctgctttctccgcttgttgttgtacccgttgaatgtcggggttcgggggtaaatgatggtcttcatagcccccccccccacctctctttctctctctgtctgtctgcttgtgtgcttgtagtggatgggcagagggggacatttaattatgtgattgggaaaattaaaactccaggacaacagaaggcgaatacaaagtatgggatgcatatttgataatttatatcatataaaatatgtaatttatatcgtttaaaatcatggggggagagggggaggggggagctggctcattagcatttaaaggaacaggcactcaaaacaggtcactctgtggagggctgttttatacagggtaaaaaggagctgtttgaaatgatccttgtggtattttgaccaaagtatgttacagacatttcattaagaccccaaggaaccatatcaacttgtggtaaaatgggcatgctatgtcccctttacataaatcacaaaaaatatataactaagACATAACACATTTGCATCAACATTAAGGCtaaaaaactatgaaaataattACACCTGCAATCACAACGATTTTTATATTCTAAGAAATATTTTAGTGTTTCTTAGTAAACTGAGGAtttaacatttcacacagtcacatgatATAAAAGATTTCCAAGATACGATTACTGTGAATCTGCTCTGACACCACGAGAGATAATCATTTTCTATGTGACCGAGATAAGTATTTCCAGAAGCAGGGGTGGGACTGTTGTTGTGTGACTGACATCTATAGTCCTCTATAGGGGACGTAGAATAAAACTCCTAACACGTGTGGAGGTATGTGAAACGAGGAGGCCTTACCGAAGCCGAGCGGCTGTCCACCGATACGCACCATCCTCCACAGCTCCCCggaggagctggtgaagagAAGGTCCGCGGGAAACCTAGAACACAGGAAATCAAGCTCTGACGTCTTACGAAGCAAAACATTCATTTCTATATGCAGCTccactgtttttaatttcaataaagCACAATTTGGGAttcctcactgtctctgagcctcGGTGTCCATCACCAGTGAGATGTAGCCGTCgatgagggagaaggagaagaacttGATGCAGTCTAAGTCCTGGTTGGGAGACGAGTGCGTGTCCTCTTTAgggctgaagaggaggaagcacaTTCAGCAGCATTCGTTTAATCATATTAACttcctttcaaaacaaagttacaaggggctttacaagttaaaaatgaaaaaatttaAGGCAAAGCAAGttaaaaagcaatttgaagatcagACAAGTTACAGAAGAGAAAAAtcaagataataaaacaaaaatgaaaatagaagaGCAGacctataaaaatgtgtttttaagagaaatgacaaaaataaaagacagaagcCATTTATAGTAAAATAACATATGAAGTCATTTACACGTGAAAATGATTTTCAAGATCCAGAGGAAAAACCGTGCGTTTTAAAGGGAACAGAAGGTTTAACTTTAAGAGCACAAATCACAAAGATGcatttatgttttactttactGACATTATTCAAATGCAAAGTAGTTTCATGTGttaaatatatagaatatacaGCAGgatccaaaagtctgagaccttGGATTTCACTGTTTATTATCAGTTTATGTTAAAATCTCAAATCTCAAAATCTCAAAAGTCCTGCATAAGcgtcattttaaatgttactcTCATCGTGATCAAGGTCTGATTAACTTCTATATAAATCTTAGAAATAAAGAATAGCTGCATATGAAAATGTTCCTCTGTGTAAACAATACGTTTATTTTGTGCGTCTCATATCAAACTTCTCAAACATCAAGTCCGATCACATTAAACCGACTCTGTCACCATTGAGGTGCGACATCAAGCCATTGAGCTGATGTGGACTTTGCATCATGTGCTGCCACCTTGTGTTTCCCACAGGTCGCACAGTGACGTGAGCGAGCTGCACCTCACCTGCTGGAGTAGAAGAGCACGTCGATGAGCGTGGTGGCGATGGACGGCAGCGTGTCCGGGTCCAGGGACATGACACAGAAGTGGTTCTGGGGGATCAGCACCGGATGAACAGTGGGCAGGATCGctgggaggagggagacgaggacGGTACTGGTTTATACACACAGCTTTTCACAGGGAACAATAAAACACCAATGTACATATGATTAAAACtcatttttcttatatttttgagtgattgaattaaaatttctaaaaatgtaaaaatgcatttcttaATGCAGGtgatattttctgcatttctgtccaaaatacatgtgtttttaaaaaaaaatctgtttatctGACTTCACCCACAGgtttataaacatataaaacaaaatgtgcacATGCTTTACCAACCCAAGGTGCCACGCCCACACTACCCACCCAGCTACACCCAGaataaggaaaacaaaatacagtCAGCACAGAATCTACCGAAATGAGCAGAAATTCATAGAAAAGGAGCGAAAAGGGAAGAGCAGAAGTTATTTATGTTTTCCAGGAAGTGTCTCTTTGTCTTGCTCAAGGTTTTAAAGGTTGAGCTTTCACAGAGAATCGACAGGACATCAGAGTTGTGAGAACCAGGATGATGTGGGAGCGTTTTAGTTATGACTGTGAGTGGGTTTGGATCGATGACCGTGTTGCAagtaaagagttttaaacaaCTTCCCTTGAAGAAAACAGTCGTTCAATGTAAGTTCCCTTAGGATAAAAGCAGTGAGGTCCCACCCTGTCGTCATTGTTTCACTATAGAACCATATGATGTGAAGTTTGTTTAAAGTCTATCACGGCTTTGTTCAGCACAGCAGGTGTCCGTGCACAACAGGTTCCTCTGGTTATAAAGACATATGATCGCTGTGCAATGATCCACAGGCCGGATACACAGGTTGGTTCATTTTGAATAACGCTGGTGGGTTCATGTTAAAAAtggtaaaatgttgaaatgtaattCTATCTCTTGAAAGTGGATTTTCAACTTTTCCTGCAGAATTTTAGACCCGGTAACGTTAGCGATCGCTTTCCACGATCAGCCCTGAGTTCTGCGTGTATCTTGTGCATGAGTGTGAGGATATGAACGTGCACGTGGGTATCCAGCGGAGGCAGGGAAAACATGGATATATACCGGGATAGATATGATAACAATGGATTTAAAACTAGAACCACTCAGTAGAGTCTCTCCCTTTAGATTAAATCTAACTGCACCGaatttcacaaactcatagacgtcagtttcctaaatatgttgaattcttttcatcaagattcatgaattattcccttggaatttggtgaaaatgtcaaaaaacaccctCACAATGGGAAAGAATGTGACATTTGTTGGAACCTCTCAGTGTGTTCAAAATAACCCTGAATGTAAAAATTAAGTTTGTGAGTTTACAAGAAAAACTCCACAGCACCTCTATGATTTTACATTTCCTGTCATGGTGCCATAAAGAAGCAGTTTCCACTTCTCCCAGCCGTGTTGCAGTGGAGAGCTACCGGCTGCTGGGACGTGTGCATACTGATATGCATTTGGTCCGGTTGCCGCGTTAGACCTTTTCTCGCTATTCGTTTCACACAGACTACAGAACAATGGAGGCTTCAAATAACCCCGTGAGGCACAAAACTGTGGCACGGCTGCCAAGTGGGAAAATAATAACCATGAGGAAGCGCCACTGTTCTCGGAGCTCGCACACAGGCCGGGCTCCACTGTAACGGCCCCTTTTTGAAGCCGAGTCATTGTTAGTGTCCGTGGCTTGATTACAGAGGCTGAGCGGCGGAACCCTGCTGCGTGTTTCACAGGCTGAAAGCAGTCGAGCTGCACAGCTGATCACACACTGTGGATTTTGCATTTAGAGCTCTTTTAATGGGTTTTAATCCCAGTGTGCAGTTGGAAGGAATTTGATTTGAAAGGTGAGACAAGGCTAGTTTATATGTAGAGCACATGCCAACAGCAGAATGAGATCTGAAAGGCATCGTGACGAATTGGAAAAGCGACATTagacaatacaacaaaaattttgaatttatttttaaatttagtaatattttatcaaaacatttaacattttaatttaacattacataaacaaatacaaatacaaatggcAGTGACAAACAcgaatgttttaatttgaaagaaataCGATTTGCAGCCAACCTGCAAATTTGAGCTTCAGAAATGTTATTCTGAcgtataaataataaaataagtatttaCAGTGAGTTGGTcaagaaacagtttttctgtGTGAGGTCATATTTAAGCTCAGCTGCAACAATACATAAGTTACTCCTTCAGTTTCAGAGAAAAAGTGATGATCACTCATGTGTCTGTGACAAGTTTTaatttcacttcctgtgtgatgAGGAGCCTCTTTACACTTTGTACAAACAACCTGAGGGGGGTGCTAAAGGACTCTAAACGGCAACCTGAGAGGAGCCGgggcaggaaaacacacactcatacccTGGTGGCcactcagcagagcacacagcttcaccaaggcccaacaagaGGATCCTGTCTCGCTATGTTACAGAAAGGGATGAGAAAAGTCCTGTGTCCGTCCTTTTTACCGGATCCACGCAGAGATTACAGTCATTTGTTCAGTTGCTTTAACTTCACAACTCTGGTAATGCAAACACGATAAATGGTACATTCCTTAACATAAATtatcttttttctattttatgtgAGTTGTGAGTTAATGTTACATCCTAATGCAGCTTCTGAAACAAACGTCCAAGTGACTTTTGTTTGTCCTTTTGTGGAAATTCATTCAGCCGGTTTAGCATAATCCTGCTCAGgggtgagaacataacctcctcggtggaggtaataacCGGGTCGTGACCTCTACCTTCTTTGCCGTTCTTCTGGAGGCAGCCGGAAACGTCCTGGCAGTGCACCGGCTCCGACTCTCCTCCCAACTCCCTGTAGATGTTGAACTCCTCCTCCAGAGTGCTGACGACGACAGACAGGTCCTTCTCTCGCACCTACACAATATAGATGGGAAGTGTAAATATTGATAGgaaaacgtacacacacacacacacaccttgatcCACCAGCTGCTCAGGGTCAGTACACAGTATTAACAGGATACTTCAGCTCCACCGACATGTCGACCATTCATGTACTTGCTGACACCAACGTCTGTCGGGCCGTTATCTATTTTTTCGCCAACTTAACACTTTCACATTTAATACATCAACCAGCTTTTCAGTGACCTCAGCTCAGTGGACCACATGTACACGGAGCTCACCAGGATGAAGTCGGTCTGATACGTGGACAGCATGAAGACCGAGACGTGCTGCTGGGCCAGAGGGGCGATGACCGACTTGGCGATCTTGGTCACGCCGACAGCCTGTGAGCTGCTGGAGGCGTTACCGTTGGAGACCACGTTGAGCGGCAGCCAGATGGAGCCTTCTACCTTGAGGTGCTCCGAGGGCTGAAGCTCTGAGTGGGAAGGAAGAAAGACGGGGAAAGGTTGTGGGTACACGTTGTAAAGATTTATGCTAATGTACAAGGGTGAACATGcacagtcacagaaacacaaactagAAAACATAGAGTTTATATAATGAGGAGATTTAACTGGCAGGGAAGGGTAAGAATAagtgatgcattgtgggaaatgcaGGATGAGGTGTTTTTCGAACCTGACTTATAGCAGCGAGGGGAAAAAGTCAGGATATCGATCATTTCCTTCAATTTTGccaaatttattttacattttacaatccCCTATCTTTACATCAGTGCAATACAGAAAtgctaaatataaaaacaacttaacaATGGTGCAACTGCCACACTAAGACCAAATCAGATATTCCCATGAGGAGGAGCAAACTCTGCAGGTGCAAAACTTCCTAAATTGTGAGTCTGGTTGATACAGTTTGTTGAGCAtgtttaaaacagtttaaacattgatacacctctgCATCTACTGGACTGTCCTTTCTCATAAATGttgtgactctctctgaggcGTCtacgttttattttattggtagTTTCTCCTCACCCTGGTCGACGGTtcagggcagaggatgttgcaccttgtacagattgttgaGCCCTATGAGGCtaaatgtgatttatgaatatgtatatatatatatatatatcaaagaaaatgtgattgattgaggAGGATGGCTACATAGGCTTCTTGACAACATTAATGAAAAGTCTTTGAAATCAGCATTACAGACGCTGCTAGTATCATCTTTATGTTCTATGTGAGTGTACaaagccaaacaaacacaaactgtagcTCTAAAAAACAACTAACTTTCTTCTACATTCAGATTAAAAGGAAGTGAAGAGTAATATCAGTCACAAGCAGAAACAGAACCACCGAGGATGTGACAGACGATGATCTATAGAGGGGGGGCGTTGCTCTACTAACATTTATATAAGAACGACAATAATTTAGTAGCTTCAGAGTTAAAGCCCtcattataatttatatattatcaaatgtgcattttatattCATGAAGGTGCAAATTTGTTGTCTGCTGAACGTTAAGTACAAACTtcctctcccccacctcccgTTACTTCCTTCACCACAGAGACCTCAAACGACTCTGCTATTTATACCACCTAGCCACGGTATACGATCACGCTCCGGAGCCTACACCAGTGTGACCTGAAACCAGTGCCCTCATTTGCTCCCAGTAAGGTAGTGAGGAGGGTTTAAAGTTCAGACAGGGCGATCCCTCAGACGAGGCTGTAAAATCCTGAGTGTCTGAGCCAAAAGAAACATCAGGATGTTTCACTCTTCTTCCTGAGATGAGACCGAAACTGAAGCTGCCAACAACCTGGGGAACAGGTGTCTGTCCAGGAAGTGAACAGGGAATTGGAAGAATGAGAAGCTGTGAGAAACCTTTGATTGAGTCTGATTTAGATTCTAAAGTGATTCTGCTGACTTCAATGTGtgttttgagctgtaaactaaatgatATGTATAAATTCTTGGGTTGAACATGGCTAACAACGCCACCTAGTGTTGTAGACCTCTTGAACCTCTCAGGGTGAACACTCACCAACTTTGGTTTGGGACATCTGTGCGTCATGACCACTTGTGAAAGGTGGAAGCTAGAAAGCTGctctcattttcaaatctatgctgaaaCTAAAACCCTAAACCATCACATCATCTACCATTCGGAGACGTCCCCCATcctgtcctgctcctccacGTTCCCAGACACGGCTGCTTCAGCACCGACCGCCTCTGCCAACGG belongs to Hippoglossus stenolepis isolate QCI-W04-F060 chromosome 9, HSTE1.2, whole genome shotgun sequence and includes:
- the castor1 gene encoding cytosolic arginine sensor for mTORC1 subunit 1; translation: MDLHILDHRLRVTSISKNGLVNFTHPLIKLIFLRNRTRCKFFSLTETPENYTVVLDEEGFKELQPSEHLKVEGSIWLPLNVVSNGNASSSSQAVGVTKIAKSVIAPLAQQHVSVFMLSTYQTDFILVREKDLSVVVSTLEEEFNIYRELGGESEPVHCQDVSGCLQKNGKEAILPTVHPVLIPQNHFCVMSLDPDTLPSIATTLIDVLFYSSSPKEDTHSSPNQDLDCIKFFSFSLIDGYISLVMDTEAQRQFPADLLFTSSSGELWRMVRIGGQPLGFDECGIVAQISQPLADSDISAYYISTFSFDHALVPEEDIVSVTDMLQHQRKEPAAS